A window from Pseudomonas moraviensis encodes these proteins:
- the guaA gene encoding glutamine-hydrolyzing GMP synthase codes for MALDIHAHRILILDFGSQYTQLIARRVREIGVYCELHPFDMDEDAIREFAPKGVILAGGPESVHEANSPRCPQAVFDLGVPVFGICYGMQTMAEQLGGKVEGSELREFGYARVDVVGKSRLLDGIEDHIDADGLFGLDVWMSHGDKVTKMPEDFHILASTPSCPIAGMFNDDRAYYGVQFHPEVTHTKQGGRILSRFVLDICGCEALWTPSKIAEDAIANIRAQVGTDNVLLGLSGGVDSSVVAALLHKAIGDQLTCVFVDNGLLRLHEGEQVMAMFAENMGVKVIRANAEEQFLNNLAGEADPEKKRKIIGRTFIDVFDAESCKLDNIKYLAQGTIYPDVIESAGAKSGKAHVIKSHHNVGGLPEEMNLKLVEPLRELFKDEVRRLGLELGLPYDMVYRHPFPGPGLGVRILGEVKKEYADLLRRADHIFIEELRKADWYHKVSQAFVVFQPVKSVGVVGDGRRYAWVVALRAVETIDFMTARWAHLPYELLETVSGRIINEIEGISRVTYDVSSKPPATIEWE; via the coding sequence ATGGCCCTCGACATTCACGCTCACCGCATCCTGATCCTCGACTTCGGTTCGCAATACACCCAGCTGATTGCCCGCCGCGTGCGCGAGATCGGCGTGTACTGCGAACTGCACCCGTTCGACATGGACGAAGATGCGATCCGCGAATTCGCCCCTAAAGGCGTCATCCTCGCCGGCGGCCCCGAGTCCGTTCACGAAGCCAACAGCCCGCGCTGCCCGCAGGCGGTGTTCGATCTGGGCGTTCCGGTGTTCGGCATCTGCTACGGCATGCAGACCATGGCCGAGCAACTGGGCGGCAAGGTTGAAGGTTCCGAACTGCGTGAGTTCGGTTACGCCCGCGTTGACGTGGTCGGCAAGAGCCGCCTGCTCGACGGCATCGAAGACCACATCGACGCCGACGGCCTGTTCGGCCTCGACGTGTGGATGAGCCACGGTGACAAAGTCACGAAGATGCCGGAAGACTTCCACATCCTCGCCAGCACCCCGAGCTGCCCGATCGCCGGTATGTTCAACGACGACCGCGCTTACTACGGCGTGCAGTTCCACCCGGAAGTGACCCACACCAAGCAGGGCGGGCGCATCCTTTCGCGCTTCGTGCTCGACATCTGCGGCTGTGAAGCGCTGTGGACGCCGTCGAAGATCGCTGAAGACGCCATCGCCAACATCCGCGCCCAGGTCGGCACCGACAACGTTCTGCTGGGCCTGTCCGGCGGCGTTGATTCCTCGGTGGTTGCTGCGCTGCTGCACAAGGCCATCGGCGATCAACTGACCTGCGTCTTCGTCGACAACGGCCTGCTGCGTCTGCACGAAGGCGAGCAAGTGATGGCCATGTTTGCCGAGAACATGGGCGTCAAAGTGATCCGCGCCAACGCTGAAGAGCAGTTCCTCAACAACCTGGCCGGCGAAGCCGACCCGGAGAAGAAGCGCAAGATCATCGGCCGCACCTTCATCGACGTGTTCGATGCCGAATCCTGCAAGCTGGACAACATCAAGTACCTCGCTCAGGGCACCATCTACCCGGACGTGATCGAGTCGGCAGGCGCGAAAAGCGGCAAGGCCCACGTGATCAAGTCGCACCACAACGTGGGCGGCCTGCCGGAAGAGATGAACCTGAAACTGGTCGAGCCACTGCGCGAACTGTTCAAGGACGAAGTCCGTCGTCTGGGTCTGGAACTGGGCCTGCCGTACGACATGGTCTACCGTCACCCGTTCCCGGGCCCGGGCCTGGGCGTGCGCATCCTCGGTGAAGTGAAAAAGGAATACGCCGACCTGCTGCGTCGCGCGGACCACATCTTCATCGAAGAACTGCGCAAGGCCGACTGGTACCACAAGGTCAGCCAGGCGTTCGTAGTGTTCCAGCCAGTGAAATCGGTGGGCGTGGTCGGCGATGGCCGTCGTTACGCCTGGGTCGTGGCCCTGCGTGCCGTGGAAACCATCGACTTCATGACCGCACGTTGGGCACACCTGCCTTACGAACTGCTGGAAACCGTCTCCGGCCGCATCATCAACGAAATCGAAGGCATCTCGCGCGTTACCTACGACGTATCGAGCAAGCCACCGGCGACGATTGAGTGGGAATAA
- the guaB gene encoding IMP dehydrogenase, which translates to MLRISQEALTFDDILLVPGYSEVLPNEVSLKTRLTRGIELNIPLVSAAMDTVTEARLAIAMAQEGGIGIIHKNMTIEQQAAEVRKVKKFEAGVVKDPITIEADATVRDLFELTRLHNISGVPVLHDGDLVGIVTSRDVRFENRLEATVREVMTPKERLVTVKEGADKNDVRELLHKHRIERVLIVDDKFALKGMMTVNDIEKAKAYPLASKDDQGRLRVGAAVGTGKDTGDRVTALVNAGVDVVVVDTAHGHSKGVIDRVRWVKENFPEVQVIGGNIATGAAAKALAEAGADAVKVGIGPGSICTTRIVAGVGVPQISAIANVAAALEGTGVPLIADGGIRFSGDLSKAIVAGASCVMMGSMFAGTEEAPGEIELFQGRSYKAYRGMGSLGAMSQAQGSSDRYFQDSSAGAEKLVPEGIEGRVPYKGTLSAIIHQLMGGLRSSMGYTGSANIEEMRTKPEFVRITGAGMAESHVHDVQITKEAPNYRVG; encoded by the coding sequence ATGCTGCGTATCAGCCAAGAAGCTCTGACATTCGACGACATTCTCCTAGTGCCCGGTTATTCCGAGGTGCTTCCCAACGAAGTCAGTCTGAAGACCCGTCTTACCCGTGGCATCGAACTGAATATTCCTCTGGTTTCTGCCGCCATGGACACCGTTACTGAAGCCCGTCTGGCAATCGCCATGGCTCAGGAAGGTGGCATCGGCATTATCCACAAGAACATGACCATCGAGCAGCAAGCTGCCGAAGTGCGCAAGGTCAAGAAGTTCGAAGCCGGTGTGGTCAAGGATCCCATCACCATCGAGGCCGATGCCACGGTGCGTGATCTGTTCGAACTGACCCGTCTGCACAATATTTCCGGCGTTCCGGTACTGCACGATGGCGACCTGGTCGGCATCGTCACCTCCCGCGACGTACGTTTCGAAAACCGTCTGGAAGCCACTGTCCGCGAAGTGATGACGCCTAAAGAGCGTCTGGTCACGGTCAAGGAAGGCGCCGACAAGAACGACGTACGCGAACTGCTGCACAAGCACCGCATCGAGCGCGTGCTGATCGTCGACGACAAATTCGCCCTCAAAGGCATGATGACCGTCAACGACATCGAAAAAGCCAAAGCCTATCCGCTGGCCAGCAAGGATGACCAAGGTCGTCTGCGCGTTGGCGCTGCGGTCGGCACCGGTAAAGACACCGGTGATCGCGTGACCGCACTGGTCAACGCCGGCGTGGACGTGGTGGTGGTCGACACTGCGCACGGTCACTCCAAAGGCGTGATCGACCGCGTACGCTGGGTCAAAGAGAACTTCCCTGAAGTGCAGGTGATCGGCGGCAACATCGCCACCGGCGCCGCTGCCAAGGCTCTGGCCGAAGCGGGCGCCGACGCAGTCAAGGTCGGTATCGGCCCTGGCTCGATCTGCACCACCCGTATCGTCGCCGGTGTCGGCGTGCCGCAAATCAGTGCCATCGCCAACGTCGCCGCCGCCCTTGAAGGCACCGGCGTTCCGTTGATCGCCGACGGCGGTATCCGGTTCTCCGGTGACCTGTCCAAGGCCATCGTCGCCGGTGCGTCCTGCGTGATGATGGGCTCGATGTTTGCCGGTACCGAAGAAGCACCGGGCGAAATCGAACTGTTCCAGGGCCGTTCGTACAAGGCTTATCGCGGCATGGGTTCGCTGGGCGCCATGTCCCAGGCCCAGGGCTCGTCCGACCGTTACTTCCAGGACTCCTCGGCAGGTGCCGAGAAACTGGTTCCGGAAGGCATCGAGGGCCGTGTGCCGTACAAAGGCACCCTGAGCGCAATCATTCACCAGTTGATGGGCGGTCTGCGTTCTTCGATGGGTTACACCGGCAGCGCCAACATCGAAGAAATGCGCACCAAGCCCGAGTTCGTGCGGATCACCGGTGCCGGCATGGCCGAATCCCACGTTCACGACGTGCAGATCACCAAGGAAGCGCCGAACTACCGGGTAGGTTGA
- a CDS encoding sugar ABC transporter ATPase has protein sequence MNTQSIIVPKISTLPVHEPRARAIVRWLVRKNIIEEQLTTCGRTGNRMAHAIAEGARAVVLHPEALPFGEPINGLEIVTKRCIYTPAKGFLEEAGCAECRREVGEALFESLEDWFPGRTDNFTCPECGHEDDINGFLFLQECAFSNLGFIFNNWLEAGFKQSFIEEFADWLDQPVSWVKVEL, from the coding sequence ATGAACACGCAAAGCATCATCGTCCCGAAAATCTCCACCCTGCCGGTGCACGAACCCCGGGCGCGGGCGATCGTGCGCTGGCTGGTGCGCAAGAACATCATCGAAGAGCAACTGACCACCTGCGGCCGCACCGGCAACCGCATGGCTCACGCCATCGCCGAGGGCGCCCGCGCTGTCGTTCTGCACCCCGAAGCGCTGCCGTTCGGCGAGCCGATCAATGGCCTGGAAATCGTCACCAAACGCTGCATCTACACCCCGGCCAAGGGTTTTCTCGAAGAGGCCGGTTGCGCCGAGTGTCGACGCGAAGTGGGTGAGGCGCTGTTCGAAAGCCTCGAAGACTGGTTTCCAGGACGCACCGACAATTTCACTTGCCCTGAATGCGGGCATGAAGACGACATCAACGGTTTCCTGTTTTTGCAGGAATGCGCGTTTTCCAACCTCGGTTTCATTTTCAATAACTGGCTGGAGGCGGGGTTCAAGCAGAGCTTTATCGAAGAGTTCGCCGATTGGCTCGATCAACCTGTCTCGTGGGTCAAGGTGGAGCTGTAG
- a CDS encoding sulfite exporter TauE/SafE family protein has protein sequence MSMMELLGTWSWGAGGWAVIGLGIALAYIVFGIAGFGTALVAGPILILFMPLSKIVPLLVLLDFVAAFGNLLPSRRDVARPELLRLLPCMAIGCTLGVIFLLNLKSDLLLLLMGLFISAYAVYSLWVKARPTQLSAAWAVPMGTVGGLFGALFGSGGFLYAIYLNSRLPKEAARATQSALISCSTVVRLSLFAIAGVYAELPLLMLALCLLPAMALGLWIGRRLTMRLSREAFVRLVTWLVLASGIALIVRYFST, from the coding sequence ATGAGCATGATGGAGCTGTTGGGCACATGGTCGTGGGGCGCTGGCGGTTGGGCGGTGATCGGGCTGGGCATTGCGCTGGCCTACATCGTGTTCGGCATCGCCGGTTTCGGCACGGCGCTGGTGGCGGGGCCGATTCTGATCCTGTTCATGCCGTTGTCGAAAATCGTTCCGCTGCTGGTGCTGCTGGATTTCGTCGCGGCATTCGGCAATCTGCTGCCCTCGCGGCGGGACGTCGCCAGGCCGGAATTGCTCAGGCTGCTGCCGTGCATGGCGATCGGCTGCACGCTGGGGGTGATCTTCCTGCTGAATCTGAAATCCGATCTGTTGCTGTTGTTGATGGGGCTGTTCATCAGCGCTTATGCGGTTTACAGCCTGTGGGTCAAAGCCCGGCCGACGCAGTTGTCAGCGGCGTGGGCGGTGCCGATGGGCACGGTGGGCGGGTTGTTCGGCGCTTTGTTTGGCAGCGGCGGTTTTCTCTATGCCATTTATCTCAACAGTCGTCTGCCCAAGGAAGCGGCGCGGGCCACGCAAAGTGCGCTGATCAGTTGCAGCACGGTGGTGCGTTTGAGCCTGTTCGCCATCGCCGGTGTATACGCCGAGCTACCCTTGTTGATGCTGGCCCTGTGTCTGTTGCCGGCCATGGCGCTGGGCTTGTGGATCGGCCGGCGGCTGACCATGAGGTTGTCACGCGAGGCATTTGTGCGGCTGGTGACCTGGCTGGTGCTGGCCAGCGGGATTGCCTTGATCGTGCGCTATTTCAGCACTTGA
- the xseA gene encoding exodeoxyribonuclease VII large subunit, producing MIKDPFARLGLDREVLTVSQLNGRARVLLEDVFSNIWVEGEISNLARPASGHVYFTLKDSGAQVRCALFRQNAARVRQALKDGLAVKVRGKVSLFEGRGDYQLILDTVEPAGDGALRLAFDALKEKLSAEGLFSAERKVPLPAHPQRIGIISSPTGAVIRDIISVFRRRAPQVQLTLIPTAVQGREATAQIVRALKMADARGFDALILARGGGSLEDLWCFNEEAVARAVDACVTPIVSAVGHETDVSISDFVADVRAPTPSAAAELLAPDSSHLIRQVESLHRRLVMRMRDRLMRDRLRLEGMARRLRHPGERLRQQAQRLDDLDMRMRRAFERSLNTRRERLIRLETRLAGQHPGRQLAMLRQRLESLAERLPRAMRDGLKQRRQQLHSQMQTLHVVSPLATLGRGYSILLDERGHAIRNAAQTHTGQRLKARLGEGELQVRVEDNHLTPVTLSLLD from the coding sequence ATGATTAAAGATCCCTTTGCAAGACTTGGCCTGGATCGTGAAGTCCTGACCGTCAGCCAGCTCAACGGCCGCGCGCGGGTGTTGCTTGAAGACGTGTTCAGCAACATCTGGGTCGAAGGCGAAATCTCCAACCTGGCGCGCCCGGCGTCCGGCCACGTCTACTTCACCCTCAAGGACAGCGGCGCGCAGGTGCGTTGCGCGTTGTTCCGGCAGAACGCCGCCCGCGTGCGCCAGGCACTGAAGGACGGTCTGGCGGTCAAGGTGCGCGGCAAGGTTTCGCTGTTCGAAGGCCGCGGCGACTATCAACTGATCCTCGACACCGTCGAGCCGGCCGGTGATGGTGCGCTGCGTCTGGCCTTCGATGCACTGAAGGAAAAGCTCAGCGCCGAAGGCCTGTTCAGTGCCGAACGCAAGGTGCCGCTGCCCGCGCATCCGCAACGCATCGGCATCATCAGTTCGCCGACCGGCGCGGTGATTCGCGACATCATCAGCGTATTCCGCCGCCGTGCGCCGCAAGTGCAACTGACCCTGATTCCCACCGCCGTGCAGGGCCGCGAGGCCACCGCGCAGATTGTCCGCGCGCTGAAAATGGCCGATGCCCGTGGCTTTGACGCGCTGATCCTGGCCCGTGGCGGCGGCTCGCTGGAGGACCTCTGGTGCTTCAACGAAGAAGCCGTGGCCCGCGCGGTCGATGCCTGTGTCACGCCGATCGTCAGCGCCGTCGGCCATGAAACCGATGTGTCGATCAGCGACTTTGTTGCCGACGTCCGCGCACCGACACCCTCGGCCGCCGCCGAACTGCTCGCCCCGGATTCCAGCCATCTGATCCGTCAGGTCGAGAGCCTGCATCGCCGCCTGGTAATGCGCATGCGTGATCGCTTGATGCGTGATCGCCTGCGTCTGGAAGGCATGGCGCGGCGGCTGCGGCATCCCGGCGAACGTCTGCGCCAGCAGGCCCAGCGTCTGGACGATCTGGACATGCGCATGCGCCGGGCCTTCGAGCGCAGTCTCAATACCCGCCGCGAACGCCTGATCCGTCTGGAAACCCGCCTCGCCGGGCAACATCCGGGGCGCCAACTGGCGATGCTCCGTCAGCGCCTCGAAAGTCTCGCCGAACGTCTGCCCCGCGCCATGCGCGATGGCCTGAAACAGCGCCGACAGCAATTGCACAGTCAAATGCAGACCCTGCATGTGGTCAGCCCGTTGGCGACCCTCGGTCGTGGTTACAGCATTTTGCTCGACGAGCGCGGCCACGCGATTCGCAACGCTGCACAGACTCACACCGGCCAGCGTCTGAAAGCCAGGCTAGGCGAAGGCGAACTGCAAGTGCGCGTCGAGGACAATCACCTGACGCCCGTCACCCTTTCTTTACTGGACTGA
- a CDS encoding peptidoglycan DD-metalloendopeptidase family protein has protein sequence MPRFLAPLLLLCLTFNAHADSYITRLLNKPVPGGVAVVDLGTAAQAPKATYQGKPVLVVKEQNNWLAIVGVPLTVKPGAQQISSGGRNLPFTVGSKKYPEQHITLKNKQQVNPNADNLKRIEGELAEQIAAYRSFSPNTPSNLLLDKPVNGPLSSKFGVRRFFNGEERNPHAGLDFAVPAGTPIKTPAAGKVILIGNYFFNGNTVFVDHGQGFISMFCHMSKIDVKNGQQLARGAVVGKVGATGRATGPHMHWNVSLNDARVDPAIFIGAFQP, from the coding sequence ATGCCGCGTTTTCTGGCTCCACTGCTGTTGCTTTGCCTGACCTTCAACGCCCACGCCGACAGTTACATCACTCGGCTGCTGAACAAACCGGTACCAGGCGGCGTCGCCGTGGTGGATCTGGGCACCGCCGCGCAGGCGCCGAAAGCCACCTATCAGGGCAAGCCGGTGCTGGTGGTCAAGGAGCAGAACAACTGGCTGGCGATTGTCGGCGTACCGCTGACGGTCAAGCCCGGCGCCCAGCAGATCAGCAGTGGCGGGCGCAATCTGCCCTTCACCGTCGGCAGCAAGAAATACCCGGAACAGCACATCACTCTGAAGAACAAACAGCAGGTCAATCCAAACGCCGACAATCTCAAGCGCATTGAAGGCGAACTGGCGGAACAGATCGCGGCTTACCGCAGTTTCAGCCCGAATACGCCGAGCAATCTGCTGCTGGACAAACCGGTCAACGGGCCGCTGTCGAGCAAGTTCGGTGTGCGCCGCTTCTTCAATGGCGAGGAGCGTAACCCTCATGCCGGACTGGATTTCGCGGTGCCGGCAGGCACGCCGATCAAGACCCCGGCGGCGGGCAAGGTGATTTTGATCGGCAATTATTTCTTCAATGGCAACACGGTGTTCGTCGATCATGGCCAGGGCTTTATCAGCATGTTCTGCCATATGTCGAAGATCGATGTGAAAAACGGCCAGCAACTGGCCCGCGGTGCGGTGGTGGGCAAGGTCGGTGCGACCGGCCGGGCGACCGGGCCGCATATGCACTGGAATGTCAGCCTGAATGATGCGCGGGTGGATCCGGCGATTTTCATTGGTGCCTTCCAACCTTGA
- the leuA gene encoding 2-isopropylmalate synthase produces MSMLKDPSSKYRAFPVINLPDRTWPSKTIDAAPIWCSSDLRDGNQSLIEPMDAAKKLRFWKTLVQVGVKEIEASFPAASQTDFDFVRTLIEEGHIPDDTTIQVLTQGREDLIKRTFESLRGAKKAIVHLYNATSPSFRRIVFNQDKDGIKAIAVNAAKLFVKYAAMQPDTEWTFEYSPETFSATELEFAKEVCDAVIEVWNPTPEHKMILNLPATVECATPNVYADQIEWFGRNINRRDSVIISLHTHNDRGTGVAATELGLMAGADRVEGCLFGNGERTGNVDLVTVALNMYTQGVDPELDFSDIDGVRKVVEECNQIQVHPRHPYVGDLVHTAFSGSHQDAIRKGFAQQKPDTLWEVPYLPIDPADIGRSYEAVIRVNSQSGKGGIAYLLEQEYGISLPRRMQIEFSQVVQRETDRLGLEMTAKQIHSLLISEYLQANTPYALVSHRLQEENGNSAVEVEVASKGQGETNLHWRGKGNGALEALVAGLPIPVEIMDYNEHAIGAGTNAKAAAYIELRVNGERAVHGVGIDENITTASFKALFSALNRSLSQPEAKAA; encoded by the coding sequence ATGAGCATGCTCAAAGACCCGTCTTCGAAGTACCGCGCGTTTCCCGTCATCAACTTGCCGGATCGCACCTGGCCGTCGAAAACCATCGACGCCGCGCCGATCTGGTGCAGTTCCGACCTGCGTGACGGCAACCAGTCGCTGATCGAACCGATGGACGCGGCGAAGAAGCTGCGCTTCTGGAAAACCCTGGTGCAGGTGGGCGTGAAGGAAATCGAAGCGTCGTTCCCGGCCGCTTCACAAACCGACTTCGACTTCGTGCGTACGCTGATCGAGGAAGGCCACATCCCGGACGACACCACCATTCAAGTGCTGACCCAGGGCCGTGAAGACCTGATCAAACGCACCTTCGAATCCCTGCGCGGGGCGAAGAAAGCCATCGTCCACCTGTACAACGCCACCTCGCCTTCTTTCCGGCGCATCGTCTTCAACCAGGACAAGGACGGCATCAAGGCCATCGCGGTCAATGCCGCCAAGCTGTTCGTCAAATACGCAGCCATGCAGCCAGACACCGAGTGGACCTTCGAATACTCGCCGGAAACCTTCAGCGCCACCGAGCTGGAATTCGCCAAGGAAGTCTGTGACGCCGTGATCGAGGTGTGGAACCCGACGCCTGAGCACAAGATGATCCTCAACCTGCCGGCCACGGTTGAATGCGCGACGCCAAACGTCTACGCCGACCAGATCGAATGGTTCGGCCGCAACATCAATCGTCGTGACAGCGTGATTATCAGCCTGCACACCCACAACGACCGCGGCACGGGCGTCGCTGCTACCGAGCTGGGCCTGATGGCCGGCGCCGACCGGGTCGAAGGCTGCCTGTTCGGCAACGGCGAGCGCACCGGTAACGTCGACCTCGTCACCGTAGCGTTGAACATGTACACCCAGGGCGTCGATCCTGAGCTGGACTTCTCCGACATCGACGGCGTGCGCAAGGTCGTCGAAGAGTGCAACCAGATCCAGGTGCACCCGCGTCATCCGTACGTGGGCGATCTGGTGCATACCGCGTTCTCTGGCTCGCACCAGGACGCGATCCGCAAGGGTTTCGCCCAGCAGAAACCGGACACCCTGTGGGAAGTGCCGTACCTGCCGATCGACCCGGCCGACATCGGCCGCAGCTACGAGGCGGTGATCCGCGTCAACAGCCAGTCTGGCAAGGGCGGCATCGCTTACCTGCTGGAGCAGGAATACGGCATCAGCCTGCCACGTCGCATGCAGATCGAGTTCAGCCAGGTCGTACAGCGTGAAACCGATCGCCTGGGCCTGGAGATGACCGCCAAGCAGATTCACTCGCTGTTGATCAGCGAGTACCTTCAGGCCAATACCCCGTACGCGCTGGTCAGCCATCGCCTGCAGGAAGAAAACGGCAACAGCGCCGTCGAAGTCGAAGTGGCCAGCAAAGGTCAGGGCGAAACCAACCTGCACTGGCGCGGCAAGGGCAACGGCGCACTGGAAGCCCTGGTCGCCGGCCTGCCGATTCCGGTGGAGATCATGGACTACAACGAGCACGCGATCGGCGCGGGCACCAACGCCAAAGCAGCGGCCTACATCGAGCTGCGTGTGAATGGCGAGCGTGCAGTGCACGGCGTGGGTATCGATGAAAACATCACCACCGCCAGCTTCAAGGCGCTGTTCAGCGCACTGAACCGCTCGTTGAGCCAGCCTGAAGCGAAAGCGGCGTAA
- a CDS encoding amidohydrolase, translating into MRDLSTLPDLTLALIQTSLAWHDRRANLEHFELLLEQARGADLIILPEMFTTGFSMESETLAEAENGPTSKWLRTQAAKFDAVITGSVIIQAADGSHRNRLLWARPDGEVLHYDKRHLFRMAGEHNHYTPGERQVQFELKGWRIRPLICYDLRFPVWSRDAQDTDLLLYTANWPGARRLHWNRLLPARAIENLCYVAAVNRVGSDGKGFAYTGDSQVLDFQGETLLAAGEADGVFKVILEAAPLAAYRERFPANLDADTFQFT; encoded by the coding sequence ATGCGTGATCTGAGTACATTGCCAGACCTGACCCTGGCGCTGATCCAGACGAGCCTGGCCTGGCACGATCGCCGGGCCAACCTCGAGCATTTCGAGCTATTGCTGGAGCAGGCCCGTGGTGCCGATCTGATCATCCTCCCGGAGATGTTCACCACCGGGTTTTCCATGGAATCGGAAACCCTCGCCGAGGCGGAAAACGGGCCGACCAGCAAATGGCTGCGGACGCAGGCAGCGAAGTTCGATGCGGTCATCACTGGCAGCGTGATCATTCAGGCGGCTGACGGCAGCCATCGTAACCGCCTGCTGTGGGCGCGGCCGGACGGCGAAGTGCTGCATTACGACAAGCGTCACCTGTTCCGCATGGCCGGCGAGCACAACCATTACACCCCGGGCGAGCGTCAGGTGCAGTTCGAACTCAAGGGCTGGCGGATTCGTCCGCTGATCTGCTACGACCTGCGTTTCCCGGTGTGGAGCCGCGACGCGCAGGACACCGATCTGCTGCTCTACACCGCGAACTGGCCGGGCGCACGGCGTCTGCACTGGAATCGCCTGCTGCCGGCGCGTGCGATTGAAAACCTCTGCTACGTAGCGGCGGTGAATCGGGTGGGCAGCGATGGCAAGGGCTTCGCGTATACCGGTGACAGTCAGGTGCTGGATTTCCAGGGCGAAACCTTGCTGGCGGCGGGGGAGGCGGATGGCGTGTTCAAAGTGATTCTGGAAGCTGCGCCGTTGGCTGCCTATCGGGAGCGCTTTCCGGCGAACCTGGATGCCGATACCTTCCAGTTCACTTGA
- a CDS encoding pyridoxal phosphate-dependent aminotransferase, translating into MITSKLPNVGITIFTQMSQLAAQTGAINLSQGFPDFDGPQSLRDAVGRHIACGHNQYSPMTGLPALREQIAAKIARSYGVNVDADHEVTVTPGATQAIFCAIQAVIHSGDEVIVFDPCYDSYAPATELAGGRCVHVQLNPDDFSIDFDQLAAALSPRTKMIVINTPHNPSGALISRDELDQLAALIRDRDIYLISDEVYEHLVFDGVPHVSVLAHEELYQRAFVVSSFGKTYHVTGWKTGYVVAPPALTAELRKVHQYVSFCGVTPLQYALADYMAEHPEHVEQLPGFYQAKRDLFCDLLAPSRFSFTRVSGTYFQLVDYSQIRPDLNDVDMAMWMTREHGVASIPVSVFYQNPPQGQRLIRLCFAKREETLREAAAKLCVI; encoded by the coding sequence ATGATCACCAGCAAGCTGCCGAATGTCGGCATCACTATTTTCACGCAGATGTCTCAGCTCGCGGCGCAGACCGGCGCGATCAACCTGTCTCAGGGTTTCCCGGATTTCGACGGGCCGCAGTCGCTGCGTGATGCGGTCGGGCGGCATATCGCTTGTGGCCATAACCAGTATTCGCCGATGACCGGATTGCCCGCGTTGCGTGAGCAGATCGCGGCGAAGATCGCGCGCAGTTATGGTGTGAATGTCGATGCCGATCACGAAGTGACGGTGACGCCCGGTGCGACTCAGGCAATCTTCTGCGCGATTCAGGCAGTTATCCACAGCGGCGACGAAGTCATCGTGTTCGACCCGTGCTACGACAGCTATGCACCGGCCACGGAGTTGGCGGGTGGCCGTTGCGTGCATGTGCAACTGAACCCGGACGATTTCTCCATCGATTTCGACCAGCTCGCCGCGGCCCTGAGCCCGCGCACGAAAATGATCGTCATCAACACCCCGCACAACCCGAGCGGCGCCTTGATCAGCCGCGACGAGCTCGATCAACTGGCGGCGTTGATCCGTGATCGCGACATCTACCTGATCAGCGACGAAGTCTACGAACACCTGGTGTTCGACGGCGTACCGCATGTCAGCGTGCTGGCCCATGAAGAGCTGTATCAGCGCGCGTTCGTGGTCAGCTCGTTCGGCAAGACTTACCACGTCACTGGCTGGAAAACCGGCTACGTCGTCGCGCCGCCGGCCCTGACGGCCGAGCTGCGTAAAGTGCATCAGTACGTGAGTTTCTGTGGCGTGACACCGCTGCAATACGCGCTGGCCGACTACATGGCCGAGCACCCGGAGCACGTTGAACAGTTGCCGGGTTTCTATCAGGCCAAGCGCGATTTGTTCTGCGATCTGCTCGCGCCGTCGCGATTCAGCTTCACCCGGGTCAGCGGCACCTATTTCCAGTTGGTCGATTATTCGCAGATCCGTCCCGATCTGAATGATGTCGACATGGCCATGTGGATGACCCGCGAGCACGGTGTCGCGAGCATTCCGGTGTCGGTGTTCTACCAGAATCCACCGCAAGGCCAGCGCCTGATACGCCTGTGCTTTGCCAAACGCGAGGAGACGCTGCGTGAAGCGGCGGCGAAACTATGCGTGATCTGA